The Kocuria sp. TGY1127_2 genome includes a window with the following:
- the dnaA gene encoding chromosomal replication initiator protein DnaA: MSIQGNNEIQSQWDACITDLQANAAIARRLRAFLPLAKPQGLFGTTLIVAVPNEYTRGIFQSDIHQAFKEAISKTFGEDITEAFVIDPEMDVSESTSAAPAKTQDQKPQPSEQSAPQENQTTSSPASRSQPEPSLNHENSVTVSGVSIPPINELEAERGHATSHTSPVDVQHTDEASAPRIKRDDVELPAPRVDPPRQERNIPRDSYDRTQDDIEWDSSARLNDKYMFDTFVIGQSNRFAHAAALAVAENPASAYNPLFIYGDSGLGKTHLLHAIGHYAKRFYPNHRVRYVNSEEFTNDFINSIRDDEGSSFKQIYRNVDLLLIDDIQFLAGKEHTQEEFFHTFNALHNHKKQIVITSDLPPKQLSGFAERMRSRFEWGLITDVQPPELETRIAILRKKAQNENLDAPGDVMEYIASNITTNIRELEGALIRVTAFASLNKQRVDLPLAELVLKDLITDDGVPEITSSAILGQTANYFEISLEELRSKSRNRTLVTARQIAMYLLRELTDMSLPKIGQEFGGRDHTTVMHADRKIRKLMGERRQIFNQVTELTNRIKQQQREG; this comes from the coding sequence GTGAGCATTCAGGGCAACAACGAGATCCAGTCCCAGTGGGACGCGTGCATTACGGATCTTCAGGCAAATGCCGCCATCGCCCGCCGCTTGCGTGCTTTTCTTCCCCTGGCCAAGCCACAGGGGCTCTTCGGCACCACGTTGATCGTTGCTGTCCCCAACGAATACACCCGCGGAATCTTCCAATCAGATATTCATCAGGCGTTTAAAGAGGCCATCTCCAAGACCTTCGGCGAGGACATCACCGAAGCATTCGTCATCGACCCTGAGATGGATGTCTCCGAGTCCACGTCGGCTGCCCCCGCGAAGACGCAAGATCAGAAACCCCAACCCTCAGAACAGTCCGCACCCCAGGAAAACCAGACAACGAGCTCGCCTGCTTCCCGGTCCCAGCCTGAACCGTCTCTCAACCACGAGAATTCAGTGACCGTATCCGGCGTTTCGATTCCGCCGATCAATGAGCTCGAAGCCGAACGAGGCCACGCCACGTCCCATACTTCGCCCGTCGACGTCCAGCACACGGACGAAGCCAGCGCCCCTCGTATCAAGAGGGACGACGTCGAATTGCCGGCGCCTCGAGTTGATCCTCCCCGCCAGGAACGCAATATTCCGCGCGACTCATATGACCGGACTCAGGATGACATCGAATGGGACAGCTCAGCACGCCTCAACGACAAGTACATGTTCGATACTTTCGTGATCGGGCAGTCCAACCGTTTCGCTCATGCGGCGGCGCTAGCCGTGGCCGAGAACCCGGCCAGCGCGTATAACCCGTTGTTCATATATGGAGACTCCGGGTTGGGCAAGACACACTTGCTCCACGCAATCGGTCACTATGCCAAACGCTTTTACCCGAATCACCGCGTGCGGTACGTGAACTCCGAGGAATTCACCAACGATTTCATCAACTCGATTCGCGATGACGAGGGGTCCAGTTTCAAGCAGATCTATCGGAACGTGGATCTGCTTCTCATTGACGACATCCAGTTCTTGGCGGGCAAAGAGCACACGCAGGAAGAGTTCTTCCACACTTTCAATGCGCTGCACAACCACAAGAAGCAGATCGTGATCACCTCCGATCTGCCGCCCAAGCAACTGTCCGGATTCGCAGAGCGCATGCGTTCCCGTTTCGAATGGGGATTGATCACTGACGTACAGCCTCCCGAGCTGGAGACACGTATTGCGATCCTCCGGAAGAAGGCTCAGAACGAAAACCTTGATGCTCCCGGGGACGTCATGGAGTACATCGCATCCAACATCACCACGAACATCCGTGAACTCGAGGGTGCTTTGATCCGTGTGACGGCGTTCGCGTCGCTGAACAAGCAACGGGTCGATCTGCCTCTGGCCGAGTTGGTGCTCAAGGATCTGATCACCGATGACGGCGTCCCCGAAATCACTTCTTCTGCGATCCTGGGACAGACCGCGAACTATTTCGAAATTTCCTTGGAAGAGCTCCGCAGCAAATCACGTAACCGTACTCTCGTGACGGCCCGCCAGATCGCGATGTATCTGCTTCGGGAGCTGACTGACATGTCCTTGCCCAAGATCGGACAGGAATTCGGCGGCCGTGACCACACCACCGTGATGCACGCGGATCGGAAGATTCGAAAGCTCATGGGGGAGCGTCGTCAGATCTTCAACCAAGTCACCGAGCTCACCAACAGGATCAAACAGCAGCAGCGCGAAGGCTGA
- the dnaN gene encoding DNA polymerase III subunit beta, with protein sequence MKFSVDRDVLAEAVTWTARSLSPRPPVPVLSGLLIKASGNEVSIASFDYETSAKLNIAAEVIEEGETLVSGRLLADICRSLPSAPVELETRDSKVYLSCRSSKFNLAAMPVSEYPDLPALPEISGTVDGAAFAHAISQTIVAASKDDTLPILTGVRVEIEGSTMTLLATDRYRLAMRELTWEPTDPEISTAALIKAKTLNEVAKTLGNAGQMNLALSDSHELVGFESGGRRTTSLLVDGEYPKIRSLFPEQTPIHAVVKTSELVEAVRRVSLVAERNTPVRLAFSQGQLALDAGTGEDAQANEILDARLDGDDITVAFNPVYLSEGLHAFGSEYVRFSFTTPPKPAVLSAQEDPEGEDGKDYRYLLMPVRLPNQ encoded by the coding sequence GTGAAATTCTCAGTTGACCGGGACGTACTGGCCGAAGCCGTCACATGGACGGCACGTTCTCTCTCGCCTCGTCCGCCCGTACCGGTTCTCTCAGGCCTTCTGATTAAGGCTTCGGGTAACGAGGTCTCCATCGCGAGCTTCGATTACGAGACCTCGGCCAAACTGAACATTGCAGCCGAAGTCATTGAAGAAGGCGAAACGCTTGTTTCTGGTCGTCTGCTCGCGGATATCTGCCGTTCACTGCCCTCGGCACCCGTGGAGTTGGAAACCCGCGATTCCAAGGTCTATCTGAGCTGTCGTTCCTCGAAGTTCAACCTGGCAGCCATGCCGGTCTCCGAATACCCGGATCTCCCCGCACTTCCTGAGATCTCCGGAACCGTCGATGGCGCAGCTTTCGCACACGCAATTTCTCAGACCATCGTGGCAGCTAGCAAAGACGACACTCTTCCGATCCTCACGGGCGTACGTGTGGAAATCGAAGGTTCAACCATGACCCTTCTGGCCACGGATCGATACCGCCTTGCGATGAGAGAACTCACGTGGGAACCCACTGACCCGGAGATTTCCACGGCTGCTCTTATCAAGGCCAAAACGTTGAACGAGGTCGCCAAGACCCTGGGCAATGCTGGCCAGATGAACCTTGCGTTGTCCGATTCTCACGAATTGGTGGGCTTCGAATCGGGTGGACGCCGCACCACGAGTCTTCTGGTCGATGGCGAATACCCCAAAATCCGTTCTCTTTTCCCGGAGCAGACGCCGATTCATGCCGTCGTCAAGACCTCGGAATTGGTGGAAGCAGTTCGTCGCGTGTCTTTGGTGGCCGAACGAAACACACCCGTTCGTCTTGCCTTTTCACAGGGTCAGCTTGCGTTGGATGCGGGTACGGGAGAAGACGCCCAAGCCAATGAAATACTCGATGCCCGACTCGACGGCGACGACATCACAGTTGCTTTCAACCCGGTCTACTTGAGTGAAGGCCTGCACGCATTCGGAAGCGAGTACGTGCGATTTTCCTTTACGACGCCGCCCAAACCGGCCGTTTTGTCCGCTCAAGAGGACCCCGAGGGTGAAGACGGTAAGGACTACCGCTACCTGTTGATGCCCGTGCGCCTACCGAACCAATAA